The Siniperca chuatsi isolate FFG_IHB_CAS linkage group LG7, ASM2008510v1, whole genome shotgun sequence genome includes a window with the following:
- the bloc1s3 gene encoding biogenesis of lysosome-related organelles complex 1 subunit 3, with protein sequence MSSRYRIVVQGEASETDSDDEVYITSMPAPQTATVGAKVPGEASETDSEGEEEQADQASSLSLESAQILRRDLPPLIVVKDHPDIQSIVEDKPSPPHRPHGDTLLQQKLQESNSRLYSDVVQTVRQVYGSASREVHSATAQLNNSQSAIINASHSIRLILEDLKAVSEKIDIITSCQILPDININNPNNYTAPVP encoded by the exons atgTCCAGCAGGTACCGGATAGTGGTGCAGGGCGAGGCCTCTGAGACTGACTCTGACGATGAGGTCTACATCACCTCCATGCCTGCTCCCCAAACTGCCACAGTCGGAGCCAAG GTTCCTGGGGAGGCGTCTGAAACAGACAGTGAGGGTGAGGAGGAGCAGGCGGACCAAGCCTCTTCACTGAGCCTGGAGAGCGCCCAGATACTCAGGAGAGACCTGCCTCCTCTTATTGTAGTTAAAGACCATCCTGATATACAGTCGATAGTGGAAGACAAGCCAAGCCCCCCACACAGGCCACATG GTGACACCCTTTTACAACAGAAGCTGCAGGAGTCTAACAGCCGGCTATATTCTGACGTGGTACAGACAGTACGGCAGGTTTATGGCAGTGCCAGCAGAGAG gTGCACAGTGCAACAGCTCAGCTGAATAATTCGCAGAGCGCCATCATCAATGCCTCCCACAGCATCAGATTAATCCTGGAGGACCTGAAGGCTGTGTCCGAGAAGATTGACATCATCACCAGCTGTCAAATACTGCCTGATATTAACATCAATAATCCAAATAATTATACTGCTCCTGTACCTTAA